The proteins below are encoded in one region of Legionella antarctica:
- a CDS encoding HGGxSTG domain-containing protein, translated as MKTTSRTEKKLYSFDSAPRCGARTKSNNGEPCRCPAIRGKSRCRVHGGARGSGAPHYNLNALKHGYTTGEAKAFREDIRLAIKRSNRFIKELV; from the coding sequence ATGAAAACAACCTCAAGAACCGAGAAAAAACTCTATTCGTTTGACTCTGCGCCCCGATGCGGCGCACGAACAAAAAGTAATAATGGTGAACCTTGTCGCTGCCCAGCAATCAGAGGTAAATCCCGTTGTCGTGTACATGGAGGAGCAAGAGGCTCAGGCGCTCCACACTACAATCTCAACGCATTAAAGCACGGGTATACAACAGGTGAGGCTAAGGCATTCAGGGAGGATATTAGGCTGGCAATTAAGCGTAGCAATAGGTTTATCAAAGAGCTTGTTTAG
- a CDS encoding HNH endonuclease has product MDKLVNFFDFASLNQLRHSMGADLIQEFKFDSGILLLDDDFISRLDGDGIEVDGLDEIDFRGDKTLGYKGQRVLIYIRDVSPYREKVSLPRFHISTCDTLVKMWKRKRAERYVLYRRENGIFQVNVIRDGKIDIRHEKLNVCRNCLTNLNWNSYSDEKPLRNKIVSEFSISEFFETFPKSLLSVKPRYDADNAPLNDYTASWNQISKEAKRKAGYRCTNEPCGVSLTGNHSQYLHVHHIDGQKNNNKKYNLKVLCVRCHGNEPSHGHMKLSQDYKRFISMYDEIKSQN; this is encoded by the coding sequence ATGGATAAGCTTGTAAATTTCTTTGATTTTGCTTCTTTGAATCAGCTAAGGCATTCAATGGGTGCTGATCTTATTCAAGAGTTTAAGTTTGATTCAGGTATTTTACTGCTAGATGATGATTTTATAAGCAGGTTAGATGGTGATGGTATTGAGGTTGATGGCCTTGATGAGATAGACTTTCGTGGCGATAAAACATTGGGCTATAAAGGCCAGCGTGTTTTGATTTATATAAGAGACGTTAGCCCATACAGAGAGAAAGTAAGCTTGCCTAGGTTTCATATATCCACATGCGATACATTGGTTAAAATGTGGAAAAGAAAGCGTGCCGAGCGTTATGTTTTATATCGTAGGGAAAATGGTATATTTCAAGTTAATGTAATAAGAGACGGTAAAATAGATATCAGGCATGAAAAACTAAATGTATGTAGGAATTGCTTAACTAACCTTAACTGGAATAGTTATAGTGATGAAAAACCGCTAAGGAACAAGATTGTATCTGAGTTTTCAATTTCTGAGTTTTTTGAAACATTTCCCAAGTCCCTGCTGTCAGTTAAACCAAGGTATGACGCTGATAATGCCCCTTTAAATGACTACACTGCTAGTTGGAATCAAATTAGTAAAGAAGCAAAGAGAAAGGCTGGCTATCGATGTACAAATGAGCCATGTGGTGTCAGTTTAACTGGGAATCATAGTCAATACCTTCATGTTCATCATATTGATGGTCAAAAGAATAATAATAAGAAATACAATTTGAAGGTCTTATGTGTGAGATGTCATGGCAATGAACCTAGCCATGGACATATGAAATTGAGTCAAGATTATAAGAGATTCATTTCAATGTACGATGAAATCAAATCACAAAATTAA
- a CDS encoding HGGxSTG domain-containing protein translates to MYAFDHAPRCDAKTKSNHGKPCRCPAVRGKARCRVHGGAKDSGAKLGNTNALRHGESTVEVKAFRRELRQAIQYNKKLLQELG, encoded by the coding sequence ATGTATGCGTTTGATCATGCGCCTAGATGTGACGCGAAAACTAAAAGCAACCACGGTAAGCCATGTCGGTGTCCTGCTGTTAGAGGAAAAGCTCGATGCCGTGTCCATGGGGGTGCCAAGGACTCAGGAGCCAAGCTAGGAAATACGAACGCTCTAAGACATGGCGAATCAACTGTAGAAGTTAAAGCGTTCAGACGAGAGCTTAGGCAAGCCATTCAATACAACAAGAAACTACTTCAAGAGCTTGGCTAG
- a CDS encoding OmpA family protein: protein MDTSNQSHWIPLSDLMTGLMMVFMLIAVTFMLRVEQTTTLVVKEYEETKSDLAQALQKEFAENLKQWNAEILGDMTIRFDDPNVLFDTGSAIVKPAFKDILNDVIPRYISLVTSKKYAKSIKEIRIEGHTSKKWAVGTDDKTAFIKNMRLSQERAQSMLEYILNLSTLNQHEKWMRTYLTSSGFSSSKPIYDEQHMVDDDRSQRVEFVIVTNSESNMDAIYKELRNLNNG from the coding sequence ATGGATACTTCTAACCAGTCCCACTGGATACCGTTAAGTGATTTAATGACGGGGCTTATGATGGTATTTATGTTGATTGCCGTCACTTTTATGCTACGTGTTGAGCAGACTACAACGCTTGTGGTTAAGGAGTATGAAGAAACTAAAAGTGATCTTGCGCAGGCTTTGCAAAAAGAATTTGCTGAAAATTTGAAGCAGTGGAATGCTGAAATACTCGGTGATATGACTATTCGGTTTGATGATCCTAATGTCTTATTTGATACTGGGTCGGCTATTGTTAAACCTGCTTTTAAAGATATTTTAAATGATGTTATTCCCCGCTATATTTCATTGGTGACCTCGAAAAAATATGCTAAGTCAATTAAGGAAATTCGTATTGAAGGGCATACCTCAAAGAAATGGGCGGTTGGTACAGATGATAAGACAGCATTTATAAAAAACATGCGCCTATCGCAGGAAAGAGCGCAATCAATGCTCGAATACATCCTTAATTTATCAACGCTTAATCAACATGAAAAATGGATGCGAACATATCTGACATCAAGTGGGTTTTCTTCTTCCAAGCCGATATATGATGAGCAACATATGGTTGATGATGATCGGTCACAACGAGTTGAGTTTGTGATTGTTACCAACTCCGAATCCAACATGGATGCTATTTATAAAGAACTGAGAAATCTAAATAATGGATAA